ACCGGACGCAGCGGACTGCTGCTTCCCGCGCTCTCCCTCGGCCTGTGGCACAACTTCGGCGGGGACAGGACGCCGGAGACCCAGGGGCAGATCCTGCGCCGGGCCTTCGACCTCGGCATCACCCACTTCGACCTCGCCAACAACTACGGACCGCCGCCCGGTGCCGCCGAGACCGCGATGGGACGCGCGCTGCGGACGGACTTCGCCCGGCTGAGGGACGAGCTGGTCATCTCCACCAAGGCGGGCTATCTGATGTGGGACGGCCCGTACGGCGAGTGGGGGTCCAGGAAGTACCTGCTCTCGTCGCTCGACCAGAGCCTCACCCGGCTCGGGCTCGACTACGTCGACATCTTCTACTCGCACCGCCCCGACCCCGACACCCCGCTCGAAGAGACGATGGGCGCGCTCGACTCGGCGGTGCGGCAGGGCAAGGCGCTCTACGCCGGCATCTCCAACTACTCCCCGGAGCAGACCCGGGAGGCCGCGCGGATCCTCAGGGAACTGGGCACCCCGCTCCTCATCCACCAGCCGCGCTACTCGATGCTGGACCGCTGGGTCGAGGACGGGCTGCTCACGGCGCTGGACGAGCTGGGCACCGGATCGATCGCCTACTCG
This sequence is a window from Streptomyces sp. NBC_01217. Protein-coding genes within it:
- a CDS encoding aldo/keto reductase gives rise to the protein MYLPSADRYQVMPYRRTGRSGLLLPALSLGLWHNFGGDRTPETQGQILRRAFDLGITHFDLANNYGPPPGAAETAMGRALRTDFARLRDELVISTKAGYLMWDGPYGEWGSRKYLLSSLDQSLTRLGLDYVDIFYSHRPDPDTPLEETMGALDSAVRQGKALYAGISNYSPEQTREAARILRELGTPLLIHQPRYSMLDRWVEDGLLTALDELGTGSIAYSPLEQGILSDRYLRGIPEGSRAAGNSPFLTADSVTPELVERLRALDEVASARGQSLAQLALAWVLRGGRITSAVVGASSVAQLENSVEAVRNLEFADEELARIEEILKGTNPR